In Alkalihalobacillus sp. AL-G, the genomic stretch GCGTTTTCATCTGATTTACTCATTTTCTTAGTCGGTTCCACTAGGCTCATGATCCTCGCTCCGACCTTCGCGATGTGAACTTCTGGAACTGTAAAAATATCGTTGTATTGGTTGTTAAATCGTTCGGCAAGATCTCTTGTTAGTTCAAGGTGTTGCTTTTGGTCATCTCCTACCGGTACTATGTCCGTCCCATAAAGAAGGATATCCGCTGCCATGAGTGGGGGATACGTTAAAAGACCAGAGGAAACAGCATCGCGTTTTTTCGATTTATCCTTGAATTGTGTCATTCTTTCAAGTTCACCAATGTAGGAAATGCACTGTAACATCCAACCCAATTTTGTGTGCGCTGGTACTTCAGATTGGATAAATAGAGTTGACTTATCAGGATCGATTCCAATCGCCAAATAAAACGCTGCTAGTTTTCTGCTGTTTTCCCTGAGCTCCAGTTTGTCTTGTGGGACCGTTATCGCATGCTGATTAACTACACAAAAATAACAATCATGTTCCTCCTGATACTTTACAAAGTGTTTAAATGCACCAAGGTAATTACCGAGTGTTGGAAAACCCGTCGGTTGAACTCCAGAGAAAATGGTTGCCATGCTTGTTCACTCCTTATAATTTTTTGAAAAATAAAAAACGCGACACAATCACCCAATTATGGGACGATTACACCGCGTTGCCACCCAGTTTATCCTTTTAATAAAGAATCACTCTGCAATCTGCGTGTACGTATAGGATGTACATACAGATGGTCCATAGTAACGTATGAACAAAAA encodes the following:
- the trpS gene encoding tryptophan--tRNA ligase, with amino-acid sequence MATIFSGVQPTGFPTLGNYLGAFKHFVKYQEEHDCYFCVVNQHAITVPQDKLELRENSRKLAAFYLAIGIDPDKSTLFIQSEVPAHTKLGWMLQCISYIGELERMTQFKDKSKKRDAVSSGLLTYPPLMAADILLYGTDIVPVGDDQKQHLELTRDLAERFNNQYNDIFTVPEVHIAKVGARIMSLVEPTKKMSKSDENANSVISMLDDEKTIRKKIKRSTTDSESLVKYDETNKPGVSNLLTIYSLCSGKSIEQLVKEYDGKGYGDFKDGVADAVVDQLIPIQERYFELLESETLDDVLDHGAEKAARVANKMLAKAERAMGLERKRR